Proteins encoded in a region of the Agromyces protaetiae genome:
- a CDS encoding cation:proton antiporter → MHETTLLLIEAGALLLGMSLAGRLAHLIGISPIPFYLVIGLAFGNGGIFPFDASEEFFQTGSEIGVILLLALLGLEYTASELFGSLKSARAAGLVDALLNAVPGALLALALGWGPVAAVALAGVTWVSSSGVVAKLLRDLGRLSNRETPGILAVLVIEDLAMAFYLPILSALVVGVSLVQGAVSVAVAVAVVSLILFVALRHGSLVSRLFTADQYEPLLLGVLGLTMLVAGLAAEVNVSSAVGAFLVGIALSGRVAENASQVLTPLRDLFAAIFFLFFGLTTDSSKLASMVLPALALALVTILTKLATGVYAARRAGVGTLGQWRAGFALAPRGEFSIVIAGLAVGAGVNPQLAPLATAYVLITIIAGTFLARVPDARWFRAAVKRRRATQAG, encoded by the coding sequence ATGCACGAGACCACGCTGCTCCTCATCGAAGCCGGCGCGCTCCTTCTCGGCATGAGTCTCGCGGGCCGGCTCGCGCACCTGATCGGCATCTCGCCGATCCCCTTCTACCTGGTGATCGGCCTCGCCTTCGGCAACGGCGGCATCTTCCCGTTCGACGCGAGCGAGGAGTTCTTCCAGACGGGGTCCGAGATCGGGGTCATCCTGCTGCTGGCGCTGCTCGGGCTGGAGTACACCGCGTCCGAGTTGTTCGGCAGCCTCAAGTCGGCGCGGGCGGCGGGGCTCGTCGACGCGCTGCTGAACGCGGTGCCCGGTGCGCTGCTCGCCCTCGCACTCGGCTGGGGTCCGGTGGCGGCGGTCGCGCTGGCCGGCGTGACCTGGGTGTCGTCGTCGGGTGTCGTCGCCAAGCTCCTCCGCGACCTCGGCCGGCTGTCGAACCGGGAGACGCCAGGCATCCTCGCGGTGCTCGTCATCGAGGACCTCGCCATGGCGTTCTACCTGCCGATCCTCTCGGCGCTCGTCGTCGGGGTGAGCCTCGTGCAGGGCGCGGTGTCGGTCGCGGTCGCGGTCGCCGTCGTGAGTCTCATCCTGTTCGTCGCGCTGCGCCACGGGTCGCTCGTGTCGCGGCTGTTCACGGCCGACCAGTACGAGCCGCTGCTCCTCGGAGTCCTCGGGCTCACGATGCTCGTCGCGGGGCTCGCCGCCGAGGTGAACGTGTCGTCCGCGGTCGGTGCCTTCCTCGTCGGCATCGCGCTCTCCGGGCGGGTCGCCGAGAACGCCAGTCAGGTGCTCACCCCGCTGCGCGACCTGTTCGCCGCGATCTTCTTCCTGTTCTTCGGGCTCACGACCGATTCGTCGAAGCTCGCCTCCATGGTGTTGCCGGCACTCGCCCTCGCGCTCGTCACGATCCTCACGAAGCTCGCGACCGGCGTGTATGCGGCGCGGCGGGCCGGCGTGGGCACGCTCGGCCAGTGGCGGGCGGGCTTCGCGCTCGCGCCACGGGGCGAGTTCTCGATCGTGATCGCGGGGCTCGCGGTCGGGGCGGGCGTGAACCCGCAGCTCGCCCCGCTCGCGACGGCCTACGTGCTCATCACGATCATCGCCGGCACGTTCCTCGCGCGGGTGCCCGACGCGCGCTGGTTCCGCGCGGCGGTCAAGCGGCGCCGGGCCACCCAGGCGGGATGA
- a CDS encoding aldo/keto reductase, whose protein sequence is MTRVPRIQLNDGHSIPQLGFGVFKVDPAETERIVTDALEVGYRHIDTARIYGNEEGVGRAIAASGIPREELFITTKLWNDDQGATTTPGAFDRSLERLGLDYVDLYLIHWPTPANDRYVETWNTFVELRETGRVRSIGVSNFLAHHLERLVDESDVPPAVDQIELHPYHQQPATAAFAEQHEIKIEAWGPLGQGKYPLFELPEVTSAASAHGASPAQVVLRWHLQRGHIVIPKSNRRERMVENLDVFDFELNDDEMAAITGLEREGRVGTHPDEFN, encoded by the coding sequence ATGACGCGTGTTCCTCGTATCCAGCTCAATGACGGCCACTCCATTCCGCAGCTCGGCTTCGGGGTCTTCAAGGTGGACCCGGCCGAGACCGAGCGCATCGTGACCGATGCCCTCGAGGTCGGGTACCGGCACATCGACACCGCCCGGATCTACGGGAACGAGGAGGGTGTGGGGCGCGCGATCGCGGCCTCCGGGATCCCCCGTGAGGAGCTCTTCATCACGACCAAGCTCTGGAACGACGATCAGGGCGCCACCACCACCCCCGGCGCATTCGACCGCAGCCTCGAGCGACTCGGCCTCGACTACGTCGACCTGTACCTGATCCACTGGCCGACCCCCGCGAACGACCGGTATGTCGAGACCTGGAACACGTTCGTCGAGCTGCGGGAGACGGGTCGCGTGCGATCGATCGGCGTCTCGAACTTCCTCGCGCACCATCTCGAGCGGCTGGTCGACGAGTCCGACGTTCCGCCCGCCGTCGATCAGATCGAGCTGCACCCGTACCACCAGCAGCCGGCCACGGCGGCGTTCGCCGAGCAGCACGAGATCAAGATCGAGGCGTGGGGCCCGCTCGGGCAGGGCAAGTACCCCCTGTTCGAGCTGCCCGAGGTCACGTCGGCCGCGAGTGCGCACGGGGCTTCACCGGCGCAGGTCGTGCTGCGGTGGCACCTGCAGCGCGGTCACATCGTGATCCCGAAGTCGAACCGCCGCGAGCGGATGGTGGAGAACCTCGACGTGTTCGACTTCGAGCTGAACGACGACGAGATGGCAGCGATCACCGGACTGGAGCGCGAGGGGCGCGTCGGTACGCACCCCGACGAGTTCAACTGA
- a CDS encoding cation:proton antiporter regulatory subunit, which yields MGARIEKVDLPGIGHRHDLVTEHGRRISVVSHRDGERDLAVFDADDPDASRDPVALTDDEAAALADVLGVSVMLSRLTNLSEGTAGLYTEQIALPTDSPYLNRPLGDTRTRTRTRASIVAIVRDGAVIPSPTPAEHLRAGDVLVVVGTREGLDAVARLLANGPN from the coding sequence GTGGGAGCACGCATCGAGAAGGTCGACCTGCCGGGCATCGGCCATCGGCACGATCTCGTCACCGAGCACGGTCGCCGTATCAGCGTCGTCTCGCACCGCGACGGCGAGCGCGACCTGGCCGTGTTCGACGCCGACGACCCCGACGCCAGCCGCGACCCCGTCGCCCTGACCGACGATGAGGCCGCCGCGCTCGCCGACGTGCTGGGGGTCTCCGTGATGCTTTCGCGGCTCACGAACCTCTCCGAGGGGACCGCGGGGCTCTACACGGAGCAGATCGCGCTGCCCACCGACTCGCCGTACCTGAACCGCCCGCTCGGCGACACCAGGACGCGCACGAGGACGCGCGCTTCGATCGTCGCGATCGTTCGCGACGGCGCCGTCATCCCCTCCCCCACCCCCGCCGAGCACCTCCGTGCGGGCGATGTCCTCGTGGTCGTCGGCACGCGCGAGGGGCTCGACGCGGTCGCACGTCTGCTCGCCAACGGCCCCAACTGA
- the hrpA gene encoding ATP-dependent RNA helicase HrpA, with the protein MLATITFPPELPVSAQREEIARAIRDHQVVIVAGATGSGKTTQLPKICLELGRESIAHTQPRRIAARTIAERIAEELGGDVGDLVGYQVRFTDRVSASTRVKVMTDGILLNEIHRDRELRTYDTIIIDEAHERSLNIDFLLGYLKQLLPRRPDLRVIVTSATIDPESFATHFADASGEPAPVIEVSGRTYPVEVRYRPIGGSTASADDRETSDDEGAAADDRDVQRGITDALDELDREAPGDVLVFLSGEGEIRDAEQAVRAHTAKRGAAGVTEVLPLYGRLSAADQHRVFERSTVAGLRRRVVLATNVAETSLTVPGIRYVVDAGTARISRYSARSKVQRLPIEPISQASANQRSGRSGRTSDGIAIRLYAEDDFDRRPEFTDPEILRTNLAAVILQMASLGLGPVEEFPFLTPPDGRGIRDGLDLLRELGALEPDDDRRGDRPARGPRLTRIGRQLARLPIEPRFARMVLESKAQGVSREVIAIVAGLTIQDPRERPLERRELADAAHARFADPTSDFLSLLNLWNHLEAQQRELGSSAFRRLCKAEFLNYLRVREWQDLFRQLVRLAKPLGLHMAKEAGAPNPDGIHRALLSGLLSHIGLRDDSRTSSGRGGAGQARDAERRGRRQQAEFLGARGARFVVFPGSALAKKPPEAIMSAELVETSRLFARMNASIDPAWAEPLAGSLVTRTWSAPRWERRQGAAVADEKVTLFGVPIVPKRRIQLARIDAALARELFVRHALVEEDWDVSRLDRRVFGFVRRNRDLRRELGELEERTRRRDILVGDEAVFAFYDARVPAEVADVRGFERWWRDAHRGDPGLLTMSASDLVEESTERPEAGFPDRWRQGDQTLRLRYRFEPGADDDGVTVVVPLVLLPRLDAAGFDWQVPGLRDELITAMLRTLPKVLRRQVVPVAEWATKISAELPAGPEGGAVREPFAEVVAATIKRLTFAPVTADDFDLERVPPHLRVTFRAVDDRGKTAGTDTDLASLQARLADRASRAVASTFGAADASGGARGTKTDAPGTPPRPAAADIPPELAERGGIATWDWDRMPAHVDTRQAGNVIRAYPALVDDGASVSLRLLPTAEDRDRASRRGIRRLLVLATPSPVAYVQEHLSNDEKLQLAASAYPGPRALLDDVLAAVVEAELVARHPDGLLTTRREFEAVRDAIAAIVMERMFETVGLVARILRLAREADKAISKAASLTLMSPLADARAQLEALVPAGFVSATGLERLRHLPRYLEGIVLRVRKLQDDPGRDRRFMTEFETAVKTFERAGGTVPLDPTAAAQLVRARWLLEELRIGLFAQELRAAEPVSPQRIAKALAS; encoded by the coding sequence ATGCTCGCGACGATCACCTTCCCCCCTGAGCTGCCGGTGTCGGCGCAGCGCGAGGAGATCGCGCGCGCCATCCGCGACCATCAGGTCGTGATCGTCGCCGGAGCGACCGGCTCGGGCAAGACGACGCAGCTGCCCAAGATCTGCCTCGAGCTGGGGCGCGAGTCGATCGCGCACACCCAGCCACGGCGCATCGCGGCCCGCACGATCGCGGAACGCATCGCCGAGGAGCTGGGCGGCGACGTGGGCGACCTCGTCGGCTACCAGGTGCGGTTCACCGACCGGGTGAGCGCGTCCACGCGCGTCAAGGTCATGACCGACGGCATCCTGCTCAATGAGATCCACCGGGATCGCGAGCTGCGCACGTACGACACGATCATCATCGACGAGGCGCACGAACGCAGCCTCAACATCGACTTCCTGCTGGGCTACCTGAAGCAGCTCCTCCCGCGCCGCCCCGATCTGCGCGTCATCGTCACGAGTGCGACCATCGATCCCGAGAGCTTCGCCACGCACTTCGCGGATGCATCGGGCGAGCCCGCGCCCGTCATCGAGGTGTCGGGGCGCACCTATCCGGTCGAGGTGCGCTATCGGCCGATCGGCGGGTCGACGGCGAGCGCCGACGACCGCGAGACCAGCGACGACGAGGGCGCGGCCGCCGACGACCGCGACGTGCAGCGCGGCATCACCGACGCGCTCGACGAACTCGATCGCGAGGCCCCGGGCGACGTGCTCGTCTTCCTCTCGGGCGAGGGTGAGATCCGCGATGCGGAACAGGCCGTGCGCGCGCACACCGCGAAGCGGGGTGCGGCGGGCGTCACCGAGGTGCTGCCCCTCTACGGCCGGCTCTCGGCCGCCGATCAGCACCGGGTGTTCGAGCGCTCGACCGTCGCCGGGCTCCGCCGTCGCGTCGTGCTGGCCACGAACGTGGCCGAGACGAGCCTCACGGTCCCGGGCATCCGCTATGTGGTGGATGCGGGTACCGCGCGCATCAGCCGCTACTCGGCACGCTCGAAGGTGCAGCGGCTGCCGATCGAGCCGATCTCGCAGGCCTCGGCGAATCAGCGCTCGGGTCGCTCGGGTCGTACGAGCGACGGCATCGCGATCCGGCTGTACGCCGAGGACGACTTCGATCGCCGCCCGGAGTTCACCGACCCCGAGATCCTGCGGACCAATCTGGCCGCGGTCATCCTGCAGATGGCCTCGCTCGGACTCGGCCCGGTGGAGGAGTTCCCGTTCCTGACGCCGCCAGACGGCCGCGGCATTCGCGACGGCCTCGACCTGTTGCGCGAGCTGGGCGCGCTCGAGCCCGACGACGACCGTCGCGGCGACCGACCGGCGCGCGGCCCGCGCCTCACCCGCATCGGCCGGCAGCTCGCGCGGCTCCCGATCGAGCCGCGCTTCGCCCGGATGGTCCTCGAGTCCAAGGCGCAGGGCGTCTCGCGTGAGGTCATCGCGATCGTCGCCGGACTCACGATCCAGGACCCGCGTGAGCGCCCGCTCGAGCGACGCGAGCTCGCGGACGCGGCGCATGCCCGGTTCGCGGACCCGACCAGTGATTTCCTGTCGCTCTTGAATCTCTGGAACCACCTCGAAGCGCAGCAGCGCGAGCTCGGCAGCAGTGCGTTCCGCCGGCTCTGCAAGGCCGAGTTCCTGAACTACCTGCGCGTGCGGGAATGGCAGGACCTGTTCCGACAACTCGTCAGGCTCGCGAAGCCGCTCGGCCTGCACATGGCCAAAGAGGCCGGCGCGCCCAACCCGGACGGCATCCACCGCGCGCTCCTCTCCGGTCTGCTGTCGCACATCGGCCTGCGTGACGACTCGCGCACGTCCTCGGGCCGCGGCGGTGCGGGTCAGGCACGCGATGCTGAGCGCAGAGGTCGCCGGCAGCAGGCCGAGTTCCTCGGTGCGCGAGGTGCGCGTTTCGTCGTCTTCCCGGGCTCGGCGCTCGCGAAGAAGCCGCCGGAGGCGATCATGAGCGCCGAGCTCGTCGAGACGAGCCGGCTGTTCGCACGCATGAATGCGAGCATCGATCCAGCCTGGGCCGAGCCGCTCGCCGGGTCGCTCGTCACCCGCACCTGGAGTGCGCCGCGCTGGGAGCGTCGGCAGGGCGCGGCGGTCGCCGACGAGAAGGTCACCCTCTTCGGAGTGCCGATCGTGCCGAAGCGGCGCATCCAGCTCGCACGCATCGATGCCGCGTTGGCGCGCGAGCTGTTCGTGCGGCACGCGCTCGTCGAGGAGGACTGGGACGTCAGCCGCCTCGACCGGCGCGTCTTCGGCTTCGTGCGGCGCAATCGCGACCTGCGGCGCGAGCTCGGCGAGCTCGAGGAGCGCACCCGGCGCCGCGACATCCTGGTCGGCGACGAGGCCGTCTTCGCCTTCTACGACGCGCGCGTTCCGGCCGAGGTGGCCGATGTGCGCGGGTTCGAGCGGTGGTGGCGCGACGCGCACCGCGGCGACCCCGGCCTGCTCACGATGTCGGCATCCGACCTCGTCGAGGAGAGCACCGAGCGGCCCGAGGCCGGCTTCCCCGACCGCTGGCGGCAGGGCGACCAGACGCTGCGACTGCGCTACCGCTTCGAGCCGGGCGCCGACGACGACGGCGTCACGGTGGTCGTGCCGCTCGTGCTCCTCCCCCGGCTCGATGCGGCGGGTTTCGACTGGCAGGTGCCGGGCCTTCGCGACGAGCTCATCACGGCCATGCTGCGGACGCTGCCGAAGGTGCTGCGTCGCCAGGTCGTGCCCGTGGCCGAGTGGGCGACGAAGATCTCGGCCGAGCTACCGGCGGGCCCCGAGGGCGGTGCGGTGCGCGAGCCGTTCGCCGAGGTGGTCGCCGCGACGATCAAGCGGCTCACGTTCGCGCCGGTCACCGCCGACGACTTCGACCTCGAGCGCGTGCCGCCGCACCTGCGGGTCACGTTCCGCGCGGTCGACGACCGCGGCAAGACCGCCGGCACCGACACAGACCTCGCATCGCTCCAGGCGCGGCTCGCCGACCGCGCGTCGCGCGCGGTCGCGTCGACGTTCGGTGCTGCGGATGCCTCGGGCGGCGCGCGCGGCACGAAGACGGATGCCCCGGGCACACCGCCTCGGCCGGCGGCGGCCGACATCCCGCCGGAGCTCGCCGAGCGCGGCGGCATCGCCACGTGGGACTGGGATCGGATGCCGGCCCACGTCGACACCCGCCAGGCCGGCAATGTCATCCGTGCCTACCCGGCGCTCGTCGACGACGGCGCCTCGGTCTCGCTGCGACTGCTGCCGACCGCGGAGGACCGTGATCGGGCCTCGCGCCGAGGCATCCGTCGCCTCTTGGTCCTCGCGACCCCGTCTCCGGTCGCCTACGTGCAGGAGCACCTGTCGAACGATGAGAAGCTGCAGCTTGCGGCGAGCGCCTACCCCGGCCCCCGCGCGCTCCTCGACGACGTGCTCGCCGCCGTCGTCGAGGCGGAGCTCGTCGCGAGGCATCCAGATGGCCTGCTCACGACGCGCAGGGAGTTCGAGGCCGTACGCGACGCGATCGCCGCGATCGTGATGGAGCGCATGTTCGAGACCGTGGGGCTCGTGGCGCGGATCCTGCGCCTCGCGCGCGAGGCCGACAAGGCGATCTCGAAGGCCGCGAGCCTCACGCTCATGTCCCCGTTGGCCGACGCCCGGGCACAGCTCGAGGCGCTCGTGCCCGCGGGCTTCGTGTCGGCGACGGGACTCGAACGCCTGCGGCATCTGCCGCGCTATCTCGAGGGCATCGTGCTTCGCGTGCGCAAGCTGCAGGACGACCCGGGCCGCGATCGGCGGTTCATGACCGAGTTCGAGACGGCCGTGAAGACCTTCGAGCGCGCCGGCGGCACGGTGCCCCTCGATCCCACGGCCGCCGCACAGCTCGTGCGGGCGCGGTGGCTCCTCGAAGAGCTGCGGATCGGCCTGTTCGCGCAGGAGTTGCGCGCCGCCGAACCGGTGTCGCCGCAGCGCATCGCCAAGGCGCTCGCGAGCTGA
- a CDS encoding acyl-CoA dehydrogenase family protein, with the protein MTPETLLTDDLIERIRERAAGYDEHNAFFDEDLAELTAAGYLRALVPAELGGLGWSLDDAVRAQIRLGGAAPATALAVNMHLVWTGVAKVLRDRGDDSLEFLLREAAAGEVFGFGISEAGNDLMLFGSRTVAEPLPGGGYRYTGRKIFTSLSPAWTRLGTMGLDTASDDAPKLVYGFIDREDPDIRVLDDWDTIGMRASQSRTTVLDGAFAAPDRIVRRLDPGPNPDPLVFGIFACFELLLGAVYTGIGGRALELAIAAARRRTSMKHDGRPLAADPDVRWRIADAALAHDAIEPQLVGLARDVDAQVDHGVFWFAKLSGAKVRATETAKHVVDQAVRVSGGSSYFTGSELGRLYRDVLAGIFHPSDDESAHATIANAWIGPADA; encoded by the coding sequence GTGACTCCAGAGACGCTGCTCACCGACGACCTCATCGAGCGGATCCGCGAGCGCGCCGCGGGCTACGACGAGCACAACGCGTTCTTCGACGAAGACCTGGCCGAACTCACCGCGGCCGGCTACCTGCGGGCGCTCGTGCCCGCAGAGCTCGGCGGCCTCGGCTGGTCGCTCGACGACGCGGTGCGCGCACAGATCCGGCTCGGCGGCGCGGCACCCGCGACGGCGCTCGCCGTCAACATGCACCTTGTGTGGACGGGGGTGGCGAAGGTGCTCCGCGATCGCGGAGACGACTCGCTGGAGTTCCTGCTGCGCGAGGCCGCAGCGGGCGAGGTCTTCGGCTTCGGCATCAGCGAGGCCGGCAACGACCTCATGCTGTTCGGGTCGCGCACGGTGGCCGAGCCGCTGCCCGGTGGCGGCTACCGCTACACGGGCCGCAAGATCTTCACCTCGCTATCTCCCGCCTGGACCCGGCTCGGCACCATGGGCCTCGACACCGCCTCCGACGACGCACCGAAGCTCGTGTACGGGTTCATCGACCGTGAAGACCCCGACATCCGCGTGCTCGACGACTGGGACACCATCGGCATGCGCGCGAGCCAGAGCCGCACGACCGTGCTCGACGGTGCGTTCGCGGCCCCCGACCGCATCGTGCGCCGGCTCGACCCCGGGCCCAACCCCGACCCGCTCGTCTTCGGCATCTTCGCCTGCTTCGAGCTGCTGCTCGGCGCCGTCTACACCGGCATCGGCGGCCGGGCGCTCGAGCTCGCGATCGCCGCCGCACGCCGGCGCACCTCGATGAAGCACGACGGCCGCCCCCTCGCCGCCGACCCCGACGTGCGGTGGCGCATCGCCGACGCGGCGCTCGCACATGACGCCATCGAGCCGCAGCTCGTCGGTCTCGCGCGCGACGTCGACGCGCAGGTCGATCACGGCGTGTTCTGGTTCGCCAAGCTCTCCGGCGCCAAGGTCCGCGCGACCGAGACCGCCAAACATGTCGTGGACCAGGCGGTGCGCGTCTCGGGTGGCTCGAGCTACTTCACGGGCAGTGAGCTCGGCCGGCTGTACCGCGACGTGCTCGCCGGGATCTTCCACCCGTCCGACGACGAGTCCGCGCACGCGACGATCGCGAACGCGTGGATCGGGCCGGCCGACGCCTGA
- a CDS encoding aldo/keto reductase, with translation MSELTAPRLPLTDGAAIPQLGYGLYKVPRADTRRLTLDAIDVGYRHLDTAAFYGNEREVGEAVRDSEVPRDELFVTSKVWKDDNGFDETLRAFDASMARFALERLDLYLIHWPVPSTDRYVETWRALIRLQQEGRVRSIGVANFHAHHIERLVDETGVWPVVNQVELHPWLPQTPLREFDDQHEIRTEAWSPLARGRVLGDQTLAAIGAKHARTPAQVVLRWHVQLGNVVIPKASSPERIRENLDVFGFALDADDLAAIAALESGERTGRDPDLD, from the coding sequence ATGTCCGAGCTCACCGCCCCCCGCCTCCCGCTCACCGACGGCGCGGCCATCCCGCAGCTCGGCTACGGGCTGTACAAGGTCCCGAGGGCCGACACCCGGCGGCTCACGCTCGACGCGATCGACGTGGGGTACCGGCACCTCGACACCGCGGCGTTCTACGGCAATGAGCGCGAGGTCGGCGAAGCCGTCCGTGATTCCGAGGTGCCGCGCGACGAGCTGTTCGTCACGAGCAAGGTCTGGAAAGACGACAACGGCTTCGACGAGACGCTTCGCGCGTTCGACGCGTCGATGGCCCGGTTCGCGCTCGAGCGGCTCGATCTCTACCTCATCCACTGGCCCGTGCCGTCGACCGACCGCTATGTCGAGACCTGGCGCGCGCTGATCCGGCTGCAGCAGGAGGGTCGGGTGCGGTCCATCGGCGTCGCCAACTTCCACGCCCACCACATCGAACGGCTCGTCGACGAGACCGGGGTGTGGCCCGTGGTCAATCAGGTCGAGCTGCACCCGTGGCTGCCGCAGACGCCGTTGCGCGAGTTCGACGACCAGCACGAGATCCGCACGGAGGCGTGGTCGCCGCTCGCGCGCGGGCGGGTGCTCGGCGACCAGACGCTCGCCGCGATCGGTGCCAAGCACGCTCGCACGCCGGCGCAGGTGGTGCTGCGCTGGCACGTCCAGCTGGGCAACGTCGTCATCCCGAAGGCCTCATCGCCCGAGCGCATCCGTGAGAACCTCGACGTGTTCGGCTTCGCGCTCGACGCCGACGACCTGGCCGCGATCGCGGCCCTCGAGTCCGGCGAGCGCACCGGTCGCGACCCCGATCTCGACTGA
- a CDS encoding MFS transporter produces MASYSDLLKTPGVARIIAAQLTARFPSGMLSLAFLLHVERETGSYGAAGLVLAATSIGQAVAGPMTSRLMGRFGMRPVLITTLVICATAVIAVGVLPLTVPLYMIVGLVAGLATPPVQPAVRTIYPKMVNSRQLTPLFSLDASAQEIIWVVGPVVTTFVSTQIGTVWGILLAAALMVVGGVWFISSPELGRVRIPRSKRRFGVVLGRPPVLLATVVGFLLVGACAAIEAGVVAVFGHDGAEAGIVLAIFALGSLAGGLGLGHVPIGPWSTARRMLIVFVGTALAALAMEFWWLAATLFIAGIGIAPALAVLFAIVSASVKFSDTAEAYGWVGTGQLIGAAMGSALAGFLIDGVGAQGAFWAAGALALIGVLVPAFASRWHPDLRGRDASPIPDTEPVPITPS; encoded by the coding sequence GTGGCCAGCTACTCCGATCTCCTGAAGACGCCGGGCGTCGCGCGCATCATCGCGGCGCAGCTCACCGCGCGCTTCCCGTCGGGCATGCTCTCCCTGGCCTTCCTGCTGCACGTCGAGCGTGAGACCGGCTCGTACGGTGCCGCGGGCCTGGTGCTCGCGGCGACCTCCATCGGCCAGGCCGTCGCGGGGCCGATGACGAGCCGGCTCATGGGCCGGTTCGGCATGCGCCCCGTCCTGATCACCACCCTCGTCATCTGCGCGACCGCCGTGATCGCGGTCGGCGTGCTGCCGCTGACCGTGCCGCTGTACATGATCGTCGGGCTCGTCGCAGGGCTCGCCACCCCGCCCGTGCAACCCGCCGTGCGCACCATCTACCCCAAGATGGTCAACTCGCGGCAGCTCACCCCGCTGTTCTCGCTCGACGCGTCGGCGCAGGAGATCATCTGGGTCGTCGGGCCCGTCGTCACGACCTTCGTGTCGACGCAGATCGGCACCGTGTGGGGCATCCTGCTCGCCGCCGCGCTCATGGTCGTCGGCGGCGTCTGGTTCATCTCTTCGCCCGAGCTGGGCCGCGTCCGCATCCCACGCTCGAAGCGACGGTTCGGGGTCGTGCTCGGCCGGCCGCCGGTGCTGCTCGCGACCGTGGTCGGCTTCCTGCTGGTCGGCGCGTGCGCGGCGATCGAGGCCGGTGTCGTCGCGGTGTTCGGCCACGACGGCGCCGAGGCCGGGATCGTGCTCGCGATCTTCGCCCTCGGCTCGCTCGCCGGTGGTCTCGGCCTCGGTCACGTGCCTATCGGGCCCTGGTCGACCGCGCGCCGCATGCTCATCGTGTTCGTCGGCACCGCGCTGGCGGCGCTCGCCATGGAGTTCTGGTGGCTGGCCGCGACCCTCTTCATCGCCGGCATCGGCATCGCACCCGCGCTCGCGGTGCTCTTCGCGATCGTGTCGGCGAGCGTGAAGTTCTCCGACACCGCCGAGGCGTACGGCTGGGTCGGCACCGGCCAGCTCATCGGCGCCGCGATGGGGTCCGCGCTGGCCGGGTTCCTCATCGACGGGGTCGGCGCGCAGGGCGCGTTCTGGGCGGCCGGGGCGCTCGCCCTGATCGGCGTGCTCGTGCCGGCGTTCGCGAGCCGGTGGCATCCCGATCTGCGCGGGCGGGACGCGAGCCCGATCCCCGACACCGAACCCGTGCCCATCACGCCGAGCTGA
- a CDS encoding DUF4349 domain-containing protein — protein sequence MLRPSRSRSPRPHRRLSRFAAVSGTAALAALLLAGCTAGGTYTGASAPMSPEIATPDGPVEMLPGEMLPGQVMPGDAAGGELSRDMAGVEASDRSVITTGWVAVTVDDPIATAEDVARLATQAGGRVDNRTETPGTDTQPATAQLMVRVPADELDAVIEDLRELGTVTSVSLNASDVTQQRQDLDARIDVLTASIDRLTELLAQATTTTDLIAIESELTTRQAELDSLTQQRDWLVDQVDFSTLTVDLGTEATAPDARPGDFWSGIVAGWNALLAFLSGLVVALGVAVPWIVALAVIAAIVLVVVLLATRGARRRAAKPAPPSPDSPE from the coding sequence ATGCTCCGACCGTCACGTTCCCGCTCCCCCCGCCCGCACCGCCGGCTGAGCCGGTTCGCCGCCGTCTCTGGCACGGCCGCCCTCGCCGCACTGCTGCTCGCCGGCTGCACGGCGGGCGGCACCTACACCGGCGCCTCGGCTCCCATGTCGCCGGAGATCGCGACGCCCGACGGGCCAGTCGAGATGCTTCCGGGCGAGATGCTGCCCGGCCAGGTCATGCCGGGCGACGCCGCGGGCGGCGAGCTGAGCCGGGACATGGCGGGCGTCGAGGCATCCGATCGCAGCGTGATCACGACCGGGTGGGTCGCCGTGACCGTCGACGACCCGATCGCGACCGCCGAGGACGTCGCACGACTCGCGACGCAGGCCGGCGGCCGCGTCGACAACCGCACCGAGACCCCGGGCACCGACACCCAACCGGCGACCGCACAGCTCATGGTGCGCGTGCCCGCCGACGAGCTCGACGCCGTGATCGAGGATCTGCGTGAGCTCGGGACGGTCACCTCCGTGTCGCTCAACGCATCGGATGTCACGCAGCAGCGCCAAGACCTCGACGCGCGCATCGACGTGCTGACCGCCTCGATCGACCGGCTGACCGAGCTCCTCGCGCAGGCGACCACGACCACCGACCTCATCGCGATCGAGTCGGAGCTGACGACACGGCAGGCCGAGCTCGACAGCCTCACGCAGCAGCGCGACTGGCTCGTCGATCAGGTCGACTTCTCGACGCTCACCGTCGACCTCGGCACCGAGGCCACCGCGCCCGACGCCCGGCCGGGCGATTTCTGGAGCGGCATCGTCGCGGGCTGGAACGCCCTGCTCGCGTTCCTCTCGGGGCTCGTCGTCGCGCTCGGGGTGGCGGTGCCGTGGATCGTTGCACTCGCCGTGATCGCGGCGATCGTGCTCGTCGTGGTGCTCCTGGCGACCCGCGGGGCACGCCGTCGGGCCGCGAAGCCCGCACCCCCTTCACCCGACTCCCCCGAGTAG